Proteins from a genomic interval of Gemmatimonadales bacterium:
- a CDS encoding homogentisate 1,2-dioxygenase translates to MPIYHTLGQIPRKRHTAFRKPDGGLYAEELMGHEGFTGTSSLLYHAHPPTTVKAVRRVKEVKYEADPDATLRHRHFRTALARKGGSPTLDRIPLLFNADVAMLYVEPDENDAHFYRNGQGDECVYVSKGRGVLETVFGDLPFGEGDYLVIHRGILHRYRFDLGTSTGGEPAERPKLVVFESRGHIRWPKRYRNEYGQLIEGAPYSERDIRRPTELKTHDEMGDFPLLVKQYDGINELVLDHHPFDVVGWDGYFYPWAFNIRDFEPIVGRIHQPPPVHQTFQGDGFVICSFCPRPYDFDPNAVPAPYNHSNVDSDEVLYYASSEFMSRKGIEFGSITHHPDGLPHGPHPGRAEASIGQKYTNELAVMMDSFRPLTVARAATAIEDPSYHKSWLDQQHEVFNPPTS, encoded by the coding sequence ATGCCCATCTATCACACCCTCGGCCAAATCCCCCGGAAGCGCCATACCGCCTTCCGCAAACCTGACGGCGGCCTTTACGCCGAAGAACTCATGGGGCACGAGGGGTTCACCGGCACATCCTCACTTCTTTACCATGCTCACCCTCCTACCACCGTAAAAGCCGTCCGCCGCGTCAAAGAGGTGAAGTACGAGGCCGATCCGGATGCTACGCTCCGGCACCGGCACTTCCGCACCGCACTCGCGCGGAAAGGCGGGAGCCCCACGCTGGATCGCATTCCGCTGCTCTTCAACGCGGATGTCGCCATGCTCTATGTCGAGCCGGACGAGAACGACGCGCACTTCTATCGCAACGGCCAGGGCGACGAGTGCGTGTACGTAAGCAAGGGCAGGGGCGTGCTCGAGACGGTGTTCGGCGATCTGCCGTTCGGCGAGGGCGACTACCTCGTGATCCACCGCGGCATCCTCCACCGCTACCGCTTCGACTTGGGCACGAGCACGGGCGGCGAGCCGGCCGAGCGACCCAAGCTCGTCGTCTTCGAGAGCCGCGGCCACATCCGCTGGCCCAAGCGCTACCGCAACGAGTACGGCCAGCTCATCGAAGGCGCGCCCTACAGCGAGCGCGACATCCGCCGCCCCACGGAGCTCAAGACGCACGACGAGATGGGCGACTTTCCGCTCCTCGTCAAGCAGTACGACGGGATCAACGAGCTGGTGCTCGACCACCATCCATTCGACGTGGTCGGATGGGACGGCTACTTCTATCCGTGGGCGTTCAACATCCGCGACTTCGAGCCGATCGTGGGCCGCATCCACCAGCCGCCGCCGGTGCACCAGACGTTTCAGGGCGACGGGTTCGTCATCTGCAGCTTCTGTCCCCGGCCGTACGACTTCGACCCCAACGCCGTGCCCGCGCCCTACAACCACAGCAACGTGGACTCCGACGAAGTGCTCTACTACGCGTCGAGTGAGTTCATGAGTCGCAAGGGCATCGAATTCGGCAGCATCACCCATCATCCCGACGGGCTCCCGCACGGCCCGCACCCCGGCCGCGCCGAGGCGAGCATCGGGCAGAAGTACACCAACGAGCTGGCGGTCATGATGGACAGCTTCCGGCCGCTCACCGTCGCCAGGGCGGCGACGGCCATCGAGGACCCGAGCTACCACAAGTCGTGGCTCGATCAGCAGCACGAGGTGTTCAACCCGCCCACGAGCTAG
- a CDS encoding acetoacetate--CoA ligase: MAPAAGPPSAALAGAGAPVWVPSAERVARANLTRFIRDHAPFAPDYAALHAWSVARPEEFWAAVWRFAGVIASERGPGVPPWDAVLDGGERMAPPDPVLGPRWFRGARLNFAENLLRWRDERPAIVFWNELGRQRTLTHAELAAEAERFAAGLRAAGVVAGDRVAGFLPNLPETVIAMLGAASIGAVWSSCSPDFGVGGVLDRFGQIAPKVLVAADGYRYAGKRIDVLDRVRAVRARIPDIARVVVVPYLDHRPDIGDIPGAMRWDEFVSAGASEPVGSAPEFARLPFDHPLYIMYSSGTTGLPKCMVHGAGGTLLQHLKELTLHTDLTRDDRIFYFTTCGWMMWNWLVSSLAVGATVVLYDGAPLAPRPEILWDMAEAEGVTVFGASAKYLALAEKQGLAPGTSHELSALRAILSTGSPLAPASYDYVYTRVKHDVHLASISGGTDIVSCFALGNPIAPVWRGELQAPGLGMAVEAWDDEGRPVLGRPGELVCIRPFPSMPVAFWNDPEGARYRAAYFDRFPAVWRHGDWAELTDHGGLVIHGRSDATLNPGGVRIGTAEIYRVVEQLPEVLEGLVIGQEWEGDVRVVLFVRLRNGLTLDDALRERIVRRIRDEASPHHVPRRIVQVSDIPRTISGKISELAVREAVHGRPVLNLDALANPGALDQFRDRPELAM; this comes from the coding sequence GTGGCGCCGGCCGCGGGGCCCCCGTCCGCGGCGCTCGCGGGCGCCGGCGCACCGGTCTGGGTACCCTCGGCCGAACGCGTCGCGCGCGCCAACCTCACCCGCTTCATCCGGGACCACGCCCCGTTCGCCCCTGACTATGCGGCGCTGCACGCCTGGTCGGTGGCGCGGCCCGAGGAGTTCTGGGCCGCGGTGTGGCGCTTTGCAGGCGTCATCGCGAGCGAGCGCGGACCGGGCGTGCCGCCCTGGGATGCGGTGCTCGATGGCGGCGAGCGCATGGCGCCTCCCGATCCGGTGCTCGGGCCGCGGTGGTTCCGCGGCGCGCGGCTCAACTTCGCGGAGAACCTGCTGCGCTGGCGCGACGAGCGTCCCGCGATCGTCTTCTGGAACGAGCTTGGCCGGCAGCGCACGCTCACCCATGCCGAGCTGGCTGCGGAGGCGGAACGCTTTGCCGCGGGGCTCAGGGCCGCCGGTGTGGTGGCCGGCGACCGCGTCGCCGGCTTCCTGCCGAATCTCCCCGAGACCGTGATCGCGATGCTCGGCGCCGCGAGCATCGGCGCCGTCTGGTCGTCGTGCTCCCCGGACTTCGGCGTCGGCGGCGTGCTCGATCGCTTCGGGCAGATCGCGCCCAAGGTGCTCGTCGCGGCGGACGGGTACCGCTACGCCGGCAAGCGCATCGACGTCCTCGACCGCGTGCGCGCGGTGCGCGCGCGCATTCCGGACATCGCGCGCGTCGTGGTCGTCCCCTACCTCGACCATCGGCCTGACATCGGCGACATCCCGGGCGCGATGCGCTGGGACGAGTTCGTCAGTGCCGGTGCCAGCGAGCCGGTCGGATCGGCGCCCGAATTCGCCCGGCTCCCGTTCGATCATCCGCTCTACATCATGTATTCGTCGGGCACCACCGGGCTCCCCAAGTGCATGGTCCACGGCGCGGGCGGCACGCTGTTGCAGCACCTGAAAGAGCTGACGCTGCACACCGACCTCACCCGCGACGACCGAATCTTTTACTTCACCACCTGCGGCTGGATGATGTGGAACTGGCTGGTGTCGAGCCTCGCCGTGGGTGCCACGGTGGTGCTCTACGACGGCGCGCCGCTCGCGCCCCGGCCGGAGATCCTCTGGGACATGGCCGAGGCCGAGGGCGTCACCGTCTTCGGCGCCAGCGCCAAGTACCTGGCGCTCGCCGAAAAGCAGGGGCTCGCGCCAGGCACGAGCCACGAGCTTTCGGCGCTCCGCGCCATCCTTTCCACCGGCAGTCCGCTGGCACCCGCAAGCTATGACTACGTGTACACTCGGGTGAAGCACGACGTGCACCTCGCCAGCATCAGCGGCGGCACCGACATTGTCTCCTGCTTTGCGCTCGGGAATCCGATAGCCCCGGTCTGGCGCGGCGAGCTGCAGGCGCCGGGGCTCGGCATGGCGGTGGAGGCGTGGGATGACGAGGGCCGCCCGGTGCTGGGCCGCCCCGGCGAGCTGGTCTGCATCCGCCCGTTTCCGAGCATGCCGGTGGCGTTCTGGAACGATCCGGAAGGCGCGCGATATCGCGCCGCCTACTTCGACCGGTTTCCGGCCGTCTGGCGCCACGGCGACTGGGCCGAGCTCACCGACCACGGCGGCCTCGTCATCCACGGCCGGAGCGACGCGACGCTCAACCCCGGCGGGGTCCGGATCGGTACCGCGGAGATTTACCGGGTGGTGGAGCAGCTTCCCGAGGTGCTCGAGGGCCTCGTGATCGGACAGGAGTGGGAGGGCGACGTGCGGGTCGTGCTCTTCGTGCGCCTCCGGAACGGGCTCACGCTCGACGACGCGCTCCGGGAGCGCATCGTCCGCCGGATCCGGGACGAGGCGAGTCCCCACCACGTTCCGCGGCGCATCGTCCAGGTGAGCGACATCCCCCGCACGATCAGCGGCAAGATCAGCGAATTGGCCGTGCGCGAGGCGGTGCACGGCCGGCCGGTGCTCAACCTGGATGCCCTGGCCAACCCGGGCGCGCTGGACCAGTTCCGGGACCGGCCCGAGCTCGCAATGTGA
- a CDS encoding GNAT family N-acetyltransferase yields MPAATVEVVRTYLEMTAPEALAPARGPAPTEARAFRVERVGFCPAAFFRFLYGEVGRAYRWTDRLGWSDGEIRAYLDAGDVSFHVLYVEHAPGGYFELKRDGLAAIEIAYFGLLPDYVGHGLGGWLLTRAVETAWADKPARVWLHTCTLDHPAALPNYLKRGFRRVREERYLVPAILQAPDGSSSGVCQLNP; encoded by the coding sequence ATGCCGGCCGCCACCGTCGAAGTCGTCCGCACCTATCTCGAGATGACCGCGCCCGAGGCGCTGGCGCCCGCTCGCGGCCCGGCGCCCACTGAAGCGCGCGCGTTCCGCGTCGAGCGCGTCGGCTTCTGCCCGGCGGCGTTCTTTCGATTTCTATACGGCGAAGTGGGACGGGCCTATCGCTGGACCGACCGGCTGGGCTGGAGCGATGGCGAGATCCGGGCCTACCTCGATGCCGGCGACGTTTCGTTCCACGTGCTCTACGTGGAGCACGCCCCCGGCGGCTACTTCGAGCTCAAGCGCGATGGTCTGGCCGCCATCGAGATCGCGTACTTCGGCCTCCTGCCCGACTACGTCGGGCACGGGCTCGGCGGGTGGTTGCTGACGCGCGCGGTCGAGACGGCGTGGGCGGATAAGCCGGCGCGCGTCTGGCTGCACACCTGCACGCTGGACCATCCGGCCGCCCTGCCCAACTATCTCAAGCGCGGATTCCGCCGCGTGCGGGAGGAGCGTTACCTCGTGCCGGCGATCCTCCAGGCGCCGGATGGATCGTCCTCAGGAGTATGTCAATTAAACCCTTGA
- a CDS encoding DUF4142 domain-containing protein → MVLLSLMQAALAHAAQTSATVVLLSTAAAPPPIVTPLHPTALDDATIVAIFDAANTLDIKASDLALNKSHNKDVRSLAKTFRHDHTAVRQKGRDLAKKLGVTPTPPASFALADQHAQAMKDLKSKSGAEFDRAYAAEEVKYHQDVIDALNTTLLPAIQNAELKSFVQSVVPAFQGHLAAAKALQQKLGESS, encoded by the coding sequence GTGGTACTGCTCTCCCTTATGCAGGCGGCGCTCGCCCATGCCGCCCAGACTTCGGCAACGGTCGTGCTGCTCTCGACCGCTGCCGCGCCGCCGCCCATCGTGACGCCGCTCCACCCCACGGCGCTCGATGATGCGACCATCGTCGCCATCTTCGACGCCGCAAACACCCTCGACATCAAGGCCAGCGACCTGGCCCTCAACAAGTCGCACAACAAGGACGTGCGGAGCCTCGCCAAGACCTTCAGGCACGACCATACCGCCGTGCGCCAGAAGGGCCGCGACCTCGCGAAGAAGCTCGGCGTCACCCCCACGCCGCCCGCGTCGTTCGCGCTCGCCGACCAGCACGCCCAGGCGATGAAGGATCTGAAATCCAAATCGGGCGCCGAGTTCGACCGCGCGTATGCGGCGGAGGAGGTGAAGTATCACCAGGACGTGATCGACGCGCTCAATACGACACTGCTGCCCGCGATTCAGAACGCGGAGCTCAAGTCGTTCGTGCAGAGCGTGGTGCCCGCATTCCAGGGTCATCTGGCCGCCGCCAAGGCGCTGCAGCAGAAACTCGGTGAGTCGAGTTGA